A portion of the Juglans microcarpa x Juglans regia isolate MS1-56 chromosome 1D, Jm3101_v1.0, whole genome shotgun sequence genome contains these proteins:
- the LOC121234811 gene encoding major allergen Pru ar 1-like, giving the protein MGVITYTDDLTSPIPPSRLFKALVLDSHNLIPKLMPQAVKSIDFIQGNGGPGSIRQVNFAEGSPISSIKNRIDEVNEESYYYKYTVIEGDALAEKLEFIVHEVQFEPTPEGGSKNKMTTNYHTKGDIVFTEEEIKAGKEKVLGMYKVAEAYLLQNPDAYA; this is encoded by the exons ATGGGTGTAATCACTTATACAGACGACTTAACTTCCCCAATCCCTCCATCCAGATTGTTCAAAGCCTTGGTCCTTGATTCTCACAACCTCATTCCAAAACTCATGCCACAAGCTGTCAAGAGCATTGATTTCATTCAAGGCAATGGAGGGCCTGGCAGCATCAGACAGGTCAATTTCGCTGAAG gTAGCCCTATCAGCTCCATTAAGAATCGAATTGATGAGGTAAACGAAGAGAGCTACTACTACAAGTACACAGTGATCGAAGGTGATGCGTTGGCAGAGAAGCTGGAATTCATTGTTCATGAGGTCCAGTTTGAACCAACGCCAGAGGGCGGCAGTAAAAATAAGATGACAACAAACTACCATACCAAGGGTGACATTGTGTTCACGGAAGAGGAAATCAAGGCTGGTAAGGAAAAGGTCCTGGGCATGTACAAAGTTGCGGAAGCCTACTTGCTCCAAAACCCTGATGCCTATGCTTAA